The following coding sequences lie in one Sphaerochaeta sp. genomic window:
- a CDS encoding sugar-binding protein gives MKKGLVVLLVALMAMSMVFAQGSTESTASNVKTIGVSMPTKSLQRWNQDGSNMKAELEKAGYKVDLQYAGDNDIPTQVNQVENMILKDDVLVIASIDGSSLTEVLKEAKKKNIPVIAYDRLIMNSDAVSYYATFDNFGVGVIQGEFIRDALKLDTRSDSVNMEFFTGAPDDNNCVFFWGGAMSILTPYIKSGKIKVLSGQTERAQCSTPNWSTEEAQKRMENLITSNKYGPNGTRLDAVLCSNDSTAQGVTNALVGAGYTKDNFPVVTGQDCDVTSVKNMLAGTQSMSVFKDTRTLAAKVVAMVDALMKGSKPEINDTKTYDNGTGIIPSYLCTPVYASKDNIIELLVDSGYYTKAQIGLK, from the coding sequence ATGAAAAAAGGACTTGTGGTATTGCTGGTCGCCCTGATGGCGATGAGCATGGTGTTCGCCCAGGGCTCCACAGAGAGCACTGCGTCGAACGTGAAGACCATTGGTGTGTCAATGCCCACCAAGAGTCTGCAGAGATGGAACCAGGATGGAAGCAACATGAAGGCCGAGTTGGAAAAGGCCGGATACAAGGTCGACCTGCAGTATGCCGGCGACAATGATATTCCGACCCAGGTCAACCAGGTTGAGAACATGATCCTGAAGGATGACGTGCTGGTCATCGCATCCATTGATGGATCCTCCCTGACCGAGGTCTTGAAGGAAGCCAAGAAGAAGAACATCCCCGTCATCGCCTATGACCGTCTGATCATGAACAGCGACGCGGTGAGCTACTACGCCACGTTTGATAACTTCGGCGTCGGTGTCATCCAGGGCGAGTTCATTCGTGACGCGCTGAAGCTGGACACCCGGTCCGACAGTGTCAACATGGAGTTCTTCACCGGAGCTCCGGATGACAACAACTGCGTCTTCTTCTGGGGCGGCGCCATGTCGATCCTGACCCCGTACATCAAGAGCGGGAAGATCAAAGTATTGTCCGGCCAGACGGAACGGGCACAGTGCTCCACGCCCAACTGGTCCACTGAGGAAGCCCAGAAGCGTATGGAGAACCTGATCACCTCCAACAAGTACGGCCCGAACGGAACCCGTCTGGATGCCGTGCTCTGCTCCAACGACTCCACTGCCCAGGGTGTGACCAACGCGCTGGTTGGCGCCGGATACACCAAGGACAACTTCCCGGTCGTCACCGGTCAGGACTGCGACGTTACCTCCGTCAAGAACATGCTTGCCGGAACCCAGTCGATGTCCGTATTCAAGGACACCCGCACGCTGGCGGCGAAAGTGGTCGCAATGGTCGATGCGTTGATGAAAGGATCCAAGCCTGAGATCAACGACACCAAGACCTACGACAACGGCACCGGGATCATCCCGAGCTACCTGTGCACACCGGTCTATGCCAGCAAGGACAACATCATCGAGTTGCTGGTGGACAGCGGCTATTACACCAAAGCTCAGATTGGTCTGAAATAA
- a CDS encoding sugar ABC transporter permease yields MEGKIEKKSGIRTNAILLALVSVMVLFEILIRAEGKGSLFAPANISNLINQNAYVVILAVGMLLCILTGGNIDLSVGSIVCLVGAVAGTLIVNMGMNIYLAIIICLLFGILLGAWQGYWIAYVRIPPFIVTLAGMLLFRGLANVILNGLTISPFPENYLRLFTSYIPESDNDALQMTVSLSVAGVICILYVISEIASRKDKIRKGYATESSGAMITKTVLICAFAMAFATLLGLHKGLPIVLVWLAVIIFVYGYFTNRTVPGRYFYAMGGNEKAAILSGIDTNKVLFFAYTNMAFLSAIAALVCCARFNSATPSAGTSYEMDAIGSCFIGGASAYGGSGTVGGAIVGALLMGVLNNGMSILGIDANWQKAVKGLVLLAAVIFDVLSKKRRKND; encoded by the coding sequence ATGGAAGGAAAGATTGAAAAGAAATCAGGGATCAGGACGAACGCCATTCTGCTCGCCCTGGTCTCCGTGATGGTGCTGTTTGAGATTTTGATCAGGGCTGAAGGAAAAGGTTCCTTGTTCGCTCCGGCGAACATCTCCAACCTGATCAACCAGAACGCCTACGTGGTGATCCTGGCCGTCGGCATGCTGCTGTGTATCCTCACCGGTGGGAACATCGACCTTTCCGTCGGTTCGATCGTCTGTCTGGTCGGAGCGGTGGCCGGTACGTTGATCGTCAACATGGGGATGAACATCTACCTTGCCATCATCATCTGCCTGCTGTTCGGCATCCTCTTGGGCGCCTGGCAGGGCTACTGGATCGCCTATGTCCGCATCCCGCCGTTCATCGTCACGCTGGCCGGCATGTTGTTGTTCCGCGGACTTGCCAACGTCATCCTCAACGGACTGACCATTTCCCCATTCCCGGAGAACTACCTCAGGCTGTTCACCAGCTACATTCCGGAGTCGGACAACGACGCGTTGCAGATGACCGTCTCCCTCTCTGTCGCCGGGGTGATCTGCATCCTGTACGTGATCAGCGAGATCGCCAGCCGCAAGGACAAGATCCGCAAGGGCTATGCCACGGAAAGTTCCGGGGCGATGATCACCAAGACGGTGTTGATCTGCGCGTTCGCCATGGCGTTCGCCACGTTGCTCGGCCTGCACAAAGGCCTTCCCATCGTGCTGGTCTGGCTGGCCGTGATCATCTTCGTCTATGGCTACTTCACCAACAGGACGGTTCCCGGCCGGTATTTCTACGCCATGGGCGGCAATGAGAAAGCTGCCATTCTTTCCGGCATTGACACCAACAAAGTATTGTTCTTCGCCTACACCAACATGGCCTTCCTCTCCGCCATCGCGGCCCTGGTCTGCTGCGCGCGTTTCAACAGCGCCACGCCGTCGGCCGGTACGTCGTACGAGATGGATGCCATCGGTTCCTGTTTCATCGGTGGCGCCAGCGCCTACGGTGGTTCGGGAACGGTGGGGGGCGCCATCGTCGGCGCGCTTCTGATGGGCGTTCTGAACAACGGTATGTCCATTCTGGGAATCGACGCGAACTGGCAGAAGGCGGTCAAAGGTCTGGTACTGCTCGCAGCGGTCATCTTTGACGTCCTTTCCAAGAAACGAAGGAAGAACGACTGA
- a CDS encoding sugar ABC transporter ATP-binding protein, with the protein MDDIILEMKHITKTFPGVRALDDVSLSVRRGEIHAICGENGAGKSTLMKVLSGVYPFGSYEGEIIYDGKPCAFQSIRDSEKTGIVIIHQELALVPMLSIGENMFLGNEQGTKFNIDWNETYGKADQYLKLVGLHENSHTLIKDLGVGKQQLVEIAKALAKDVKLLILDEPTASLNEEDSKHLLDLLLGFKKKGMTSIIISHKINEIAYCADSVTIMRDGAVIREMTKEEGFDEKTIVNAMVGRDLAHRFPQRVPNIGPVVFEVKDWTVYHPTYHDKKVCNDISITLRKGEILGISGLMGAGRTEFAMSLFGHSYGTNITGHTYINGKEVVMKSPKEAIEHKLSYVTEDRKGNGLILPEPITTNTTLSSLYKIVKKGRKITIDRDMEVNEAKKYIKEMGTKCSSHEQIVSNLSGGNQQKVLLGKWLFAEPDILFLDEPTRGIDVGAKYEIYCLMNSIVEKGKSIIMISSEMPELLGMCDRIYVMSEGRIAGELTHEEATQEKILTMILNSEKGRVNLDGRKD; encoded by the coding sequence ATGGATGACATCATCCTGGAAATGAAACACATCACCAAGACGTTCCCCGGCGTCCGGGCGCTTGACGACGTCAGCCTGAGCGTTCGTCGTGGAGAGATCCACGCGATCTGCGGGGAGAACGGCGCCGGCAAATCAACGTTGATGAAGGTCCTCAGCGGAGTCTACCCATTCGGCTCCTATGAAGGGGAGATCATCTACGACGGGAAACCATGCGCATTCCAGAGCATCAGGGACAGTGAGAAGACGGGGATCGTCATTATCCACCAGGAGTTGGCGTTGGTCCCCATGCTCAGCATCGGAGAGAACATGTTCCTTGGCAACGAGCAAGGAACGAAATTCAACATTGACTGGAACGAGACGTACGGGAAAGCGGACCAGTATCTCAAGCTGGTCGGCCTGCATGAGAATTCCCATACGTTGATCAAGGATCTTGGGGTAGGGAAGCAGCAGTTGGTGGAGATCGCCAAGGCGCTGGCCAAGGACGTGAAGCTGCTCATTCTGGACGAACCTACGGCGTCGCTGAACGAAGAGGACAGCAAGCATCTGCTGGATCTGTTGCTGGGATTCAAGAAGAAGGGGATGACCTCCATCATCATCTCCCACAAGATCAACGAGATCGCCTACTGCGCCGACTCGGTCACCATCATGCGTGACGGCGCGGTGATCCGTGAGATGACCAAGGAGGAAGGCTTTGACGAAAAGACCATCGTCAACGCCATGGTGGGGCGGGATCTGGCCCATCGCTTCCCCCAGCGCGTCCCCAACATCGGGCCGGTGGTCTTCGAGGTGAAGGACTGGACGGTGTACCACCCGACCTACCACGACAAAAAGGTGTGCAACGACATCTCCATCACGCTCCGCAAAGGGGAGATCCTGGGCATCAGCGGACTGATGGGCGCCGGCCGCACCGAATTCGCCATGAGCCTGTTCGGCCACAGCTACGGCACCAACATCACCGGCCATACGTACATCAACGGCAAGGAAGTGGTGATGAAGAGCCCCAAGGAAGCCATCGAGCACAAGCTGAGCTACGTGACGGAGGACCGCAAGGGCAACGGATTGATTCTGCCGGAACCAATCACCACCAACACGACGCTCTCCAGCCTGTACAAGATCGTCAAGAAGGGACGGAAGATCACCATTGACCGGGACATGGAAGTCAACGAAGCGAAGAAGTACATCAAGGAAATGGGGACGAAATGCTCTTCCCATGAGCAGATCGTCAGCAACCTGTCCGGCGGAAACCAGCAGAAGGTGCTGCTGGGCAAGTGGTTGTTCGCCGAGCCGGACATCCTGTTCCTGGATGAACCGACCCGCGGCATCGACGTCGGCGCGAAGTATGAGATTTACTGCCTGATGAACTCCATTGTGGAGAAGGGCAAGTCAATCATCATGATTTCGTCCGAAATGCCGGAACTTTTGGGGATGTGCGACCGGATCTACGTGATGAGCGAAGGTCGGATCGCCGGAGAATTGACGCACGAGGAAGCTACCCAGGAGAAGATCCTGACCATGATCCTCAACAGTGAAAAAGGGAGAGTGAACTTAGATGGAAGGAAAGATTGA
- a CDS encoding His/Gly/Thr/Pro-type tRNA ligase C-terminal domain-containing protein has protein sequence MSTCTSPRSEKDTIVLCPACGYTANRQVAKFKKEYLQEDPKPMEKVKTPDSKTIDELCAFLKIDKTKTAKALFMVGTYIDPTNGAEQDKLIVGLVRGDMDIEENKLQNAAKCNSMRPAHPEEILAAGMVPGFGSPIGAKEGVVKIIDDSVANSNNLVAGANEEGYHYLNTNYGRDYDGQVADIASAAEGYFCPVCGAPLRVSKGVEAGNIFQLGTRYSAAMNLYFQDENGERKPVIMGSYGIGVGRLLACLAEEYHDDAGLELPITVAPYQVHFVSLAKDPEVGEKIYQELVDAGIEVLYDDRKESAGVKFKDADLIGLPIRITIGNRSLQNGKAEVKLRRDLSTTMEFDLDNLTAEVKDLITKLTKEITDKMVVKEWRKR, from the coding sequence ATGAGTACATGTACCTCTCCCCGATCGGAGAAGGACACCATCGTCCTCTGCCCTGCGTGCGGCTACACGGCCAACCGCCAGGTAGCCAAGTTCAAGAAAGAGTACCTGCAGGAAGACCCCAAGCCGATGGAAAAGGTCAAGACTCCGGATTCCAAGACGATCGACGAGCTGTGCGCGTTCCTGAAGATCGACAAGACGAAGACGGCCAAGGCGCTGTTCATGGTGGGCACGTACATCGATCCCACCAACGGCGCCGAACAGGACAAGTTGATCGTCGGCCTGGTCCGTGGCGACATGGATATCGAGGAGAACAAGCTGCAGAACGCGGCCAAGTGCAACTCGATGCGTCCCGCCCACCCGGAGGAAATCCTCGCCGCCGGCATGGTGCCCGGCTTCGGCTCCCCCATCGGCGCCAAGGAAGGGGTGGTGAAGATCATCGACGACTCGGTGGCCAACAGCAACAACCTGGTGGCCGGCGCCAACGAAGAAGGCTACCACTACCTGAACACCAACTACGGACGGGATTATGATGGTCAGGTGGCGGACATCGCCAGTGCCGCCGAAGGCTATTTCTGCCCGGTCTGCGGAGCTCCGCTCAGGGTTTCCAAAGGCGTGGAAGCGGGCAACATCTTCCAGCTGGGGACCCGCTACAGCGCGGCGATGAACCTGTACTTCCAGGATGAGAACGGCGAGCGGAAACCGGTGATCATGGGAAGCTACGGCATCGGGGTCGGACGCCTTCTGGCGTGCCTGGCCGAGGAATACCATGATGACGCCGGGCTGGAACTGCCCATCACCGTGGCGCCGTACCAGGTACACTTCGTCAGTCTGGCAAAGGATCCCGAAGTGGGAGAAAAGATCTACCAGGAACTGGTCGACGCCGGCATCGAGGTGCTGTACGACGACAGGAAGGAATCGGCCGGCGTCAAGTTCAAGGACGCCGATCTGATCGGACTACCCATCCGCATCACCATCGGAAACCGCAGCCTGCAGAACGGCAAGGCGGAAGTGAAGCTGCGCCGGGATCTGTCCACCACGATGGAATTCGACCTGGACAACCTGACGGCAGAAGTGAAGGATTTGATCACCAAGCTGACCAAGGAGATCACCGACAAGATGGTCGTCAAGGAGTGGAGGAAGCGCTGA
- a CDS encoding LacI family DNA-binding transcriptional regulator, with amino-acid sequence MVTIKEIAEKTGFSRGTVDRVLHGRPGVNPQTVRLVMQVAAELGYHANAAGVLLAARKRPTRMGCLLPDVGNDFFRDVMSGLVAAQKELSCYGLSLTIKHLRGFDGEKHLKGIDELIEEGCNALLLTTINSQEIRQKIDTLVDQGIPVACINTDVPSSKRLFYVGTDYYKSGKTTAGLLSMMERTPQKVLVFTGSFDIFGHNERIRGFLDELHEKGIPFEVVGKEQTLDDNVVAYQVASKLFPLHPEVTTVFIVAGGVYGVCRALEESGLPNKPHVFSFDDIPDTVRYLKDGVIDATVTQWPYDQGYQGVKRLFEAVIEQHGTNGFMGKNRNLILSPLIFIKENVRSGCDTMEAT; translated from the coding sequence ATGGTGACCATCAAGGAAATCGCAGAGAAGACAGGCTTTTCCCGTGGGACGGTGGATCGGGTCCTGCACGGCAGACCGGGGGTGAATCCCCAGACGGTCCGCCTGGTGATGCAGGTCGCCGCCGAACTGGGATACCACGCCAACGCCGCCGGCGTCCTGCTTGCGGCGCGCAAGCGTCCCACCCGCATGGGATGCCTGCTCCCTGATGTGGGCAACGATTTCTTTCGTGACGTGATGAGCGGTCTGGTGGCCGCGCAGAAGGAACTCTCCTGTTACGGGCTTTCGCTGACCATCAAGCACCTGCGGGGCTTTGATGGGGAAAAACACCTGAAGGGCATCGATGAGTTGATCGAAGAGGGGTGCAACGCGTTGCTCCTGACGACGATCAACTCCCAGGAGATCCGCCAGAAGATCGACACGCTGGTCGACCAAGGCATCCCGGTGGCCTGCATCAACACCGATGTCCCCTCGTCCAAACGATTGTTCTACGTGGGAACGGACTACTACAAGTCAGGCAAGACGACGGCGGGGCTTCTCTCCATGATGGAGCGCACGCCGCAGAAGGTGCTGGTGTTCACCGGATCATTTGACATCTTCGGCCACAACGAACGCATCCGAGGGTTTTTGGATGAACTGCATGAGAAAGGCATTCCGTTTGAGGTGGTTGGCAAGGAACAGACGCTGGATGACAACGTCGTCGCCTACCAGGTGGCCAGCAAGCTGTTTCCCCTGCATCCGGAGGTGACGACGGTGTTCATCGTCGCGGGAGGCGTCTACGGCGTCTGCCGCGCCTTGGAGGAGAGCGGGCTTCCCAACAAGCCGCATGTCTTCTCATTTGATGACATCCCGGATACGGTGCGCTATCTGAAGGATGGTGTCATTGACGCAACGGTGACCCAATGGCCGTATGACCAAGGGTACCAAGGGGTCAAACGGTTGTTTGAGGCCGTCATTGAGCAACATGGAACCAATGGATTCATGGGAAAAAACCGCAACCTGATCCTCTCCCCCTTGATCTTCATCAAGGAAAACGTCAGGAGCGGGTGTGATACGATGGAGGCAACGTGA